A single Anopheles maculipalpis chromosome 3RL, idAnoMacuDA_375_x, whole genome shotgun sequence DNA region contains:
- the LOC126561222 gene encoding electron transfer flavoprotein beta subunit lysine methyltransferase-like encodes MNGTGLADIVVRRLRMERTFHTTTCSGKFRAPGAATTTTAIVQMNRCRQHNSSATKQYVPVRGESSQSTINTSKQPPGAPNAASDQSICEELDVINAREKILSNTVLSRQHMTPEIALHLITPDCAIYHQPVGAGNNGIHTGFSADPFWGFFWPGGQALTRFILDTSHVFRGKTVLDVGCGCGASSIAALMVGASHVTANDIDRGHTTERGVEWDHG; translated from the exons ATGAATGGCACTGGCCTTGCCGACATCGTCGTTCGGCGGTTGCGGATGGAGCGTACTTTCCACACCACGACGTGTTCCGGCAAATTTCGCGCTCCcggtgctgctactactacaactGCGATCGTGCAGATGAATCGATGTCGTCAACATAACAGCAGTGCGACGAAACAATATGTACCCGTTAGAGGTGAATCGTCGCAATCTACCATTAATACCTCAAAACAACCTCCAGGAGCTCC GAATGCGGCTAGCGACCAAAGCATATGCGAGGAGTTGGATGTGATAAATGCTCGTGAAAAAATCTTATCAAACACGGTCCTATCGCGTCAGCACATGACACCGGAAATCGCACTGCACCTTATAACTCCCGATTGCGCCATCTACCATCAACCTGTTGGTGCCGGCAACAATGGTATACATACCGGTTTCTCCGCGGATCCATTTTGGGGATTTTTCTGGCCTGGAGGTCAAGCACTAACAAG GTTCATTCTTGACACGAGTCACGTTTTCCGCGGGAAGACAGTACTGGATGTTGGTTGTGGCTGTGGAGCTTCCTCGATTGCTGCACTGATGGTCGGTGCGAGTCATGTTACGGCAAACGACATCGACCGAG GCCACACTACTGAACGCGGAGTTGAATGGGATCACGGGTAA
- the LOC126561551 gene encoding uncharacterized protein LOC126561551 isoform X1 encodes MDQSPATRRLTRDESEDSPVEFVVVDSDVSMSDAGLSSPEKKPKKKRSGLSFKKLRTNAQKLIPKRGRKESSVKSSETSSLGGDSGMVSGGTDELLPATPSPPPPASPTATKTIIDTVLKSTESLPAIKEDPIREAAMLGTRSDEDMLLEGKDKQRQKKARKPSRAASFMKKLAGRSKSSKVTPNPTPATGGASDGDELSSGTLETPLSIKRQTPEGAMFVSDTELYQDGDRDDGTPVDPPSPVLVRQLDSEPTTLRAKRTEMKITLTRNSTKPSTMETSLDGEDVDVNGIRSNGGDQSNGLNVTRNDVAENRELGFDSKPISSDSGTVPSPRASIGIEQSPQLIAAVRTQQSSSSSSSVDARLSSLLSGDYIAEINKFSIENITSAGAGAGTGGGGGGAEVPPLPQPRASLSIRERFFQQPLVTVTGDSELVTNFDSQEVAPPSSVVGDEEIDGFMRKAKAASSATGSGGTARSKGGSKSPATVDKPAAGVSSGQDLSPSSSSSSTSASKAASTVRTQEAAKPYQLGNSLKNPNNSGFKSIEQQLQQPDQQLQQQQQQESVPVNIGVDNKGDREKQGEEQKSDTIPTEPTIVFDIGTQVRPDRTSSIVKPAGGRAVAATLAVPSVALESGAQSGSFASIGSTSRSLDELIGVGGSYDDSSQNNTSEGSLRRIAYVEQPTFYTPEEEELLTGKPPRSSSSLLSSALESGEYSLESADFLERNMSPHGDLLLEKGASDQSATMATGQTEKREHLYKILVIGELGTGKTSFIKRYVHQFFSQNYRATIGVDFALKVLNWDQNTIIRLQLWDIAGQERFGNMTRVYYKEAVGAFIVFDVTRSATFDAVIKWKNDLDSKVQLPDGKPIPCILLANKSDQQKQGIVTTPAKLDEYVKEHGFAGWFETSAKENVNIEEAAKSLVNKILMNDKLLNTGEVIDSERFGLVGGKAETSQKKSCSC; translated from the exons ATGGATCAATCACCGGCAACGCGGCGGCTAACGCGTGACGAATCCGAGGATAGTCCGGTCGAGTTTGTGGTGGTGGATTCCGATGTGTCAATGTCCGATGCAGGTCTCAGCTCACCGGAGAAGAAGCCGAAGAAGAAGCGCAGTGGCCTATCGTTCAAGAAGCTGCGCACCAACGCGCAAAAGCTTATCCCGAAGCGAGGTCGTAAGGAGTCGTCAGTAAAATCGTCCGAGACCAGTTCGCTCGGGGGTGATTCGGGGATGGTGAGTGGTGGAACGGATGAGCTACTTCCGGCAACCCCATCTCCACCTCCACCCGCTTCACCAACGGCTACGAAAACGATCATCGATACCGTACTAAAGTCAACCGAAAGCCTTCCGGCAATCAAGGAGGATCCGATACGAGAAGCAGCAATGCTAGGTACACGCTCGGACGAGGATATGCTATTGGAAGGAAAGGACAAACAGCGACAGAAAAAAGCGCGCAAGCCTAGTCGGGCGGCTAGCTTCATGAAGAAACTTGCCGGACGTTCAAAGTCCTCAAAAGTAACACCAAACCCAACGCCTGCGACCGGAGGTGCTTCGGATGGCGATGAGCTTTCGTCCGGGACCCTTGAGACTCCGCTAAGCATCAAACGCCAAACACCAGAAGGTGCCATGTTTGTCTCGGACACTGAACTGTACCAAGATGGCGACAGGGACGACGGTACCCCAGTGGATCCACCGTCGCCAGTGTTGGTGCGGCAGCTTGATTCCGAACCGACAACACTACGGGCCAAACGGACCGAAATGAAAATCACGCTCACACGCAACTCAACTAAACCTTCGACGATGGAAACCTCGCTGGATGGTGAAGATGTCGATGTGAACGGAATTCGGAGCAACGGTGGAGACCAGAGCAATG GTCTGAACGTTACTCGGAACGATGTGGCTGAGAACAGGGAGCTTGGTTTCGACTCTAAACCAATTAGTTCAGACAGCGGCACTGTTCCGTCACCGAGGGCATCAATCGGGATTGAGCAATCGCCGCAGTTGATCGCCGCCGTTCGTACGCAACAGTCATCGTCATCCTCGTCATCCGTTGATGCACGTTTGTCCAGTCTGCTGAGTGGGGACTACATCGCGGAGATTAATAAGTTTTCCATCGAGAACATTACGAGCGCTGGCGCAGGAGCAGGtacaggaggaggaggaggaggagcagAAGTCCCACCCTTGCCACAGCCGCGCGCATCTTTGTCGATTCGCGAGAGGTTCTTCCAGCAACCGCTAGTGACGGTGACGGGTGACAGTGAGCTAGTCACAAACTTTGATTCGCAGGAAGTCGCACCACCGTCGTCGGTTGTTGGCGACGAAGAAATAGACGGTTTTATGAGGAAAGCGAAAGCAGCGAGTTCGGCCACAGGATCCGGAGGAACAGCGCGATCGAAAGGAGGCAGCAAGAGTCCTGCAACCGTTGACAAACCGGCAGCAGGCGTTTCTAGCGGACAAGACttgtcgccgtcgtcgtcatcgtcgtcgacgTCGGCAAGTAAAGCAGCTTCTACGGTACGTACGCAGGAAGCGGCTAAACCATATCAACTGGGCAACAGCTTAAAGAATCCCAACAATTCTGGATTTAAATCAATCGAACAGCAACTACAGCAACCAGaccaacaactacaacaacaacaacaacaggaaTCTGTACCCGTGAACATTGGCGTGGACAATAAAGGAGACAGGGAGAAGCAAGGAGAGGAACAGAAGAGCGACACCATACCAACCGAACCGACAATAGTTTTCGATATCGGAACACAGGTACGCCCGGACAGAACCTCCTCTATCGTTAAGCCTGCTGGTGGTCGCGCGGTGGCCGCAACGCTTGCGGTTCCATCCGTGGCACTCGAAAGCGGTGCCCAGTCGGGATCATTTGCCTCGATCGGTAGCACTTCTCGCTCGCTTGACGAACTGATCGGCGTTGGTGGTTCGTACGACGACAGTAGTCAGAACAACACTAGCGAGGGTTCGCTACGACGCATTGCGTACGTCGAGCAGCCGACTTTCTACACGCCCGAAGAGGAAGAGCTGCTGACAGGCAAGCCGCCGCGCTCCTCCTCCTCCCTGCTGTCAAGCGCACTCGAGTCCGGCGAGTATTCGCTCGAGTCGGCGGATTTTCTAGAGCGCAATATGTCTCCGCACGGAGATCTGCTACTCGAGAAGGGGGCCTCCGACCAATCG GCAACCATGGCGACTGGACAGACCGAGAAGCGTGAGCATCTTTACAAAATTCTTGTCATTGGCGAACTCGGTACTGGCAAGACGTCCTTCATCAAGCGATATGTGCATCAATTCTTCAGCCAAAACTATCGCGCAACTATCGGAGTAGATTTTGCGCTGAAAGTGCTGAACTGGGACCAGAACACAATCATCCGTCTTCAGTTATGGGATATTGCGG GGCAAGAACGGTTCGGGAACATGACCCGGGTGTACTACAAAGAAGCAGTTGGTGCATTCATTGTTTTCGACGTAACTCGCAGTGCCACATTCGACGCGGTAATCAAGTGGAAAAATGATCTTGACTCCAAAGTGCAACTTCCCGATGGAAAACCTATTCCGTGTATACTCTTAGCCAACAAG AGTGACCAACAAAAGCAGGGAATTGTGACGACACCCGCCAAACTGGACGAGTATGTCAAGGAGCACGGTTTCGCGGGATGGTTCGAAACATCGGCAAAAGAAAACGTTAACATTGAAGAAGCGGCCAAATCGTTAGTTAATAAG ATTTTAATGAATGACAAACTACTGAACACGGGTGAGGTCATCGATTCCGAACGGTTCGGCCTGGTCGGAGGAAAGGCAGAAACGAGCCAGAAAAAGTCCTGTTCTTGCTGA
- the LOC126562560 gene encoding mitochondrial folate transporter/carrier has translation MASTLKNHKTAAAAAAATAGAAGAGKGSFGWLAHVKYEHLMAGISGGVTSTLLLHPLDLIKIRFAVNDGRTASVPQYRGLTSAFLTIFRQEGFRGLYKGVTPNMWGSGSAWGFYFMFYNTIKTYIQDGNTAQPLGPTLHMLAAAEAGVLTLAMTNPIWVVKTRLCLQCNERVTAGDGTGYAGMVDGLKKIYRTEGIRGLYRGFVPGMFGVSHGALQFMTYEEMKNKYNQHRKRPIDSKLTTSEYLTFAAVSKLIAAAGTYPYQVIRARLQDQNHSYKGTWDCVKLTWRYESWRGFYKGLGPNLTRVIPATMVTFVTYENVSHYLLDRSKVRSITQ, from the exons ATGGCATCGACTTTGAAGAATCATAAGACGGCTGCAGCCGCCGCTGCAGCAACAGCCGGTGCAGCTGGTGCAGGAAAGGGCAGCTTCGGATGGCTGGCCCACGTGAAATATGAACATCTAATGGCTGGCATTTCCGGTGGAGTCACATCGACACTTCTTTTACATCCTCTGGATCTGATAAAGATCCGCTTTGCCGTTAATGATGGACGAACGGCATCGGTACCACAGTATCGCGGATTGACCAGCGCATTCCTGACCATTTTCAGACAGGAAGGCTTTCGTGGACTGTACAAAGGAGTCACCCCTAACATGTGGGGCTCTGGCAGTGCTTGGggattttatttcatgtt CTACAACACGATTAAGACATACATACAGGATGGAAATACTGCCCAACCCCTAGGACCGACGCTCCACATGCTGGCAGCAGCTGAAGCAGGCGTTCTAACGCTTGCCATGACCAATCCAATTTGGGTGGTAAAGACGCGACTGTGTCTGCAGTGTAATGAGCGTGTTACGGCAGGTGACGGTACCGGATATGCCGGTATGGTTGATGGTCTTAAAAAAATCTACCGCACCGAGGGTATTCGAGGGCTCTACAGG ggATTCGTACCGGGAATGTTTGGTGTATCACATGGAGCACTCCAGTTCATGACATacgaagaaatgaaaaacaaatacaatcaACACCGTAAACGACCGATCGACTCTAAACTG ACGACATCAGAATACTTGACGTTTGCTGCCGTATCCAAGCTGATTGCAGCCGCCGGCACTTACCCTTACCAAGTAATCCGGGCACGCCTGCAGGATCAAAACCATAGCTATAAGGGCACCTGGGATTGTGTTAAGCTGACATGGAG ATATGAATCGTGGCGCGGATTCTATAAAGGTCTCGGTCCGAACCTGACCCGGGTCATCCCGGCGACGATGGTTACGTTTGTTACGTACGAAAATGTATCACACTATCTATTGGATAGGAGCAAGGTCAGGAGCATTACGCAGTAA
- the LOC126561551 gene encoding uncharacterized protein LOC126561551 isoform X2 encodes MDQSPATRRLTRDESEDSPVEFVVVDSDVSMSDAGLSSPEKKPKKKRSGLSFKKLRTNAQKLIPKRGRKESSVKSSETSSLGGDSGMVSGGTDELLPATPSPPPPASPTATKTIIDTVLKSTESLPAIKEDPIREAAMLGTRSDEDMLLEGKDKQRQKKARKPSRAASFMKKLAGRSKSSKVTPNPTPATGGASDGDELSSGTLETPLSIKRQTPEGAMFVSDTELYQDGDRDDGTPVDPPSPVLVRQLDSEPTTLRAKRTEMKITLTRNSTKPSTMETSLDGEDVDVNGIRSNGGDQSNGLNVTRNDVAENRELGFDSKPISSDSGTVPSPRASIGIEQSPQLIAAVRTQQSSSSSSSVDARLSSLLSGDYIAEINKFSIENITSAGAGAGTGGGGGGAEVPPLPQPRASLSIRERFFQQPLVTVTGDSELVTNFDSQEVAPPSSVVGDEEIDGFMRKAKAASSATGSGGTARSKGGSKSPATVDKPAAGVSSGQDLSPSSSSSSTSASKAASTVRTQEAAKPYQLGNSLKNPNNSGFKSIEQQLQQPDQQLQQQQQQESVPVNIGVDNKGDREKQGEEQKSDTIPTEPTIVFDIGTQATMATGQTEKREHLYKILVIGELGTGKTSFIKRYVHQFFSQNYRATIGVDFALKVLNWDQNTIIRLQLWDIAGQERFGNMTRVYYKEAVGAFIVFDVTRSATFDAVIKWKNDLDSKVQLPDGKPIPCILLANKSDQQKQGIVTTPAKLDEYVKEHGFAGWFETSAKENVNIEEAAKSLVNKILMNDKLLNTGEVIDSERFGLVGGKAETSQKKSCSC; translated from the exons ATGGATCAATCACCGGCAACGCGGCGGCTAACGCGTGACGAATCCGAGGATAGTCCGGTCGAGTTTGTGGTGGTGGATTCCGATGTGTCAATGTCCGATGCAGGTCTCAGCTCACCGGAGAAGAAGCCGAAGAAGAAGCGCAGTGGCCTATCGTTCAAGAAGCTGCGCACCAACGCGCAAAAGCTTATCCCGAAGCGAGGTCGTAAGGAGTCGTCAGTAAAATCGTCCGAGACCAGTTCGCTCGGGGGTGATTCGGGGATGGTGAGTGGTGGAACGGATGAGCTACTTCCGGCAACCCCATCTCCACCTCCACCCGCTTCACCAACGGCTACGAAAACGATCATCGATACCGTACTAAAGTCAACCGAAAGCCTTCCGGCAATCAAGGAGGATCCGATACGAGAAGCAGCAATGCTAGGTACACGCTCGGACGAGGATATGCTATTGGAAGGAAAGGACAAACAGCGACAGAAAAAAGCGCGCAAGCCTAGTCGGGCGGCTAGCTTCATGAAGAAACTTGCCGGACGTTCAAAGTCCTCAAAAGTAACACCAAACCCAACGCCTGCGACCGGAGGTGCTTCGGATGGCGATGAGCTTTCGTCCGGGACCCTTGAGACTCCGCTAAGCATCAAACGCCAAACACCAGAAGGTGCCATGTTTGTCTCGGACACTGAACTGTACCAAGATGGCGACAGGGACGACGGTACCCCAGTGGATCCACCGTCGCCAGTGTTGGTGCGGCAGCTTGATTCCGAACCGACAACACTACGGGCCAAACGGACCGAAATGAAAATCACGCTCACACGCAACTCAACTAAACCTTCGACGATGGAAACCTCGCTGGATGGTGAAGATGTCGATGTGAACGGAATTCGGAGCAACGGTGGAGACCAGAGCAATG GTCTGAACGTTACTCGGAACGATGTGGCTGAGAACAGGGAGCTTGGTTTCGACTCTAAACCAATTAGTTCAGACAGCGGCACTGTTCCGTCACCGAGGGCATCAATCGGGATTGAGCAATCGCCGCAGTTGATCGCCGCCGTTCGTACGCAACAGTCATCGTCATCCTCGTCATCCGTTGATGCACGTTTGTCCAGTCTGCTGAGTGGGGACTACATCGCGGAGATTAATAAGTTTTCCATCGAGAACATTACGAGCGCTGGCGCAGGAGCAGGtacaggaggaggaggaggaggagcagAAGTCCCACCCTTGCCACAGCCGCGCGCATCTTTGTCGATTCGCGAGAGGTTCTTCCAGCAACCGCTAGTGACGGTGACGGGTGACAGTGAGCTAGTCACAAACTTTGATTCGCAGGAAGTCGCACCACCGTCGTCGGTTGTTGGCGACGAAGAAATAGACGGTTTTATGAGGAAAGCGAAAGCAGCGAGTTCGGCCACAGGATCCGGAGGAACAGCGCGATCGAAAGGAGGCAGCAAGAGTCCTGCAACCGTTGACAAACCGGCAGCAGGCGTTTCTAGCGGACAAGACttgtcgccgtcgtcgtcatcgtcgtcgacgTCGGCAAGTAAAGCAGCTTCTACGGTACGTACGCAGGAAGCGGCTAAACCATATCAACTGGGCAACAGCTTAAAGAATCCCAACAATTCTGGATTTAAATCAATCGAACAGCAACTACAGCAACCAGaccaacaactacaacaacaacaacaacaggaaTCTGTACCCGTGAACATTGGCGTGGACAATAAAGGAGACAGGGAGAAGCAAGGAGAGGAACAGAAGAGCGACACCATACCAACCGAACCGACAATAGTTTTCGATATCGGAACACAG GCAACCATGGCGACTGGACAGACCGAGAAGCGTGAGCATCTTTACAAAATTCTTGTCATTGGCGAACTCGGTACTGGCAAGACGTCCTTCATCAAGCGATATGTGCATCAATTCTTCAGCCAAAACTATCGCGCAACTATCGGAGTAGATTTTGCGCTGAAAGTGCTGAACTGGGACCAGAACACAATCATCCGTCTTCAGTTATGGGATATTGCGG GGCAAGAACGGTTCGGGAACATGACCCGGGTGTACTACAAAGAAGCAGTTGGTGCATTCATTGTTTTCGACGTAACTCGCAGTGCCACATTCGACGCGGTAATCAAGTGGAAAAATGATCTTGACTCCAAAGTGCAACTTCCCGATGGAAAACCTATTCCGTGTATACTCTTAGCCAACAAG AGTGACCAACAAAAGCAGGGAATTGTGACGACACCCGCCAAACTGGACGAGTATGTCAAGGAGCACGGTTTCGCGGGATGGTTCGAAACATCGGCAAAAGAAAACGTTAACATTGAAGAAGCGGCCAAATCGTTAGTTAATAAG ATTTTAATGAATGACAAACTACTGAACACGGGTGAGGTCATCGATTCCGAACGGTTCGGCCTGGTCGGAGGAAAGGCAGAAACGAGCCAGAAAAAGTCCTGTTCTTGCTGA
- the LOC126563596 gene encoding protein brown, producing MSKNKPDPSKPNGAVLLEWKNLTVSVRPSSDRQGASANQWYGRPGHQQKREITLLRNASGAARSDNLVAIMGPSGAGKTTLLAAISMRISGSTNVHGKVLINGLYVTRTQMKQLTGFVPQYEIALQTLTLAEHLNFVARLKNVTCATVLRIVNELGLHGCWGTRIAQLSGGERKKVNLAGELLTEPEILFCDEPTTGLDSFNAASVMKTLQGLCANGRRAVICTIHDPPSQVFQCFSDVILMQDGGTVFYQGPTADRIDFFHSIGKQLPASGNPADFYFKLVSPDASTFAASEAEEAIHRYEIVRKACRENIARKCLMTRYHQAKIIQKLAKDKHRVSRAKQLMILMHRTALDSFRNVREYLTVTAIFLFTSVVIASLYYEVRPTSQTSIQDIRGALFLMISELVYTISYGVFYTFPSEMPLIRREVGEKTYNLSVYYVHKVLYSVPKAFLESFLFIGVVYAFVGFTTDVLTYCCMSLVASGASILAMAYGYLLSCTAGTMNMAIETSNIVFLAFMLLGGLYLNLRAFPLLKYLSFFFFASEGVSVYYWLPVESIPCNDSLDGNVTITCLANGKAVLEDAGYATSYDELHLNFLVLTVQIILVHLVSYVLLRKFVRKAGFY from the exons AtgagtaaaaacaaaccagATCCTAGTAAACCAAATGGCGCAGTCTTGCTTGAATGGAAAAACCTGACCGTCAGTGTGCGACCATCATCTGATCGACAAGGGGCATCCGCCAACCAATGGTACGGTCGACCCGGACATCAACAAAAACGAGAAATCACTCTTCTTCGAAATG CTAGCGGAGCAGCACGATCCGACAACTTAGTGGCCATCATGGGCCCAAG TGGTGCTGGAAAAACAACGCTACTTGCCGCCATTTCAATGCGAATTTCTGGCTCAACCAACGTTCATGGAAAGGTGCTTATCAACGGTCTGTACGTGACCAGGACGCAGATGAAACAGTTGACTGGGTTCGTGCCGCAGTACGAAATCGCCCTACAGACGCTGACCCTTGCCGAGCATCTAAACTTTGTG GCTAGGCTTAAAAATGTCACATGTGCCACTGTGCTGCGCATCGTCAACGAGCTTGGCCTACATGGCTGCTGGGGGACGCGGATTGCCCAGCTATCAGGCGGGGAGCGAAAGAAGGTCAATTTGGCAGGTGAGTTACTGACCGAGCCAGAGATTCTCTTCTGCGACGAACCAACGACTGGCTTAGATAGCTTCAATGCTGCCTCGGTCATGAAAACGCTCCAGGGTCTGTGTGCCAACGGTAGACGCGCGGTCATATGCACGATACACGACCCCCCTTCGCAAGTGTTTCAGTGCTTTAGCGATGTTATCCTGATGCAGGATGGTGGAACCGTCTTCTATCAGGGACCAACAGCAGATCGGATAGATTTTTTCCATTC CATCGGCAAGCAACTTCCGGCAAGCGGAAATCCTGCCGACTTTTACTTCAAGCTCGTAAGCCCCGATGCAAGTACGTTCGCGGCCAGTGAAGCAGAAGAAGCCATCCATCGGTATGAGATTGTGCGTAAGGCCTGTCGAGAAAACATCGCCCGAAAGTGTCTCATGACCCGGTATCATCAGGCAAAGATTATCCAGAAATTGGCCAAAGATAAACATCGCGTATCCCGGGCAAAACAACTGATGATACTGATGCATCGGACAGCACTCGATAGTTTTCGAAACGTACGCGAATATCTTACTGTGACGGCAATATTTCtg TTTACCAGCGTGGTGATAGCGTCGTTGTACTACGAAGTACGTCCAACATCTCAAACGTCAATCCAGGACATACGTGGAGCACTGTTTCTAATGATAAGCGAACTGGTCTACACGATTAGCTACGGTGTGTTTTACACGTTTCCCTCCGAAATGCCACTGATTCGTCGGGAGGTTGGCGAAAAGACCTACAACCTTTCCGTGTACTACGTTCACAAAGTCTTGTACAGTGTCCCGAAAGCGTTTTTAGAATCCTTCCTGTTTATTGGTGTGGTGTATGCATTTGTTGGCTTCACCACGGATGTACTAACGTACTGCTGCATGTCACTAGTGGCTAGTGGTGCAAGTATACTTGCAATGGCTTACG GTTATCTACTTTCCTGCACAGCTGGTACCATGAACATGGCCATCGAAACTAGCAATATCGTATTCCTAGCCTTTATGCTACTTGGCGGTCTGTATCTCAACCTACGAGCTTTCCCGCTGCTGAAGtatctttcatttttcttcttcgccagCGAGGGCGTTTCCGTGTACTATTGGCTTCCGGTGGAATCGATCCCTTGCAACGATTCCTTAGACGGGAACGTAACGATCACCTGCCTGGCGAACGGGAAAGCTGTGTTAGAAGACGCAGGATACGCTACGTCTTATGACGAACTCCACCTGAACTTCCTTGTCCTGACGGTACAAATTATCCTGGTGCATCTGGTGTCTTACGTGTTGCTGCGGAAATTTGTTCGCAAGGCTGGATTCTACTGA
- the LOC126561551 gene encoding ras-related protein Rab-32 isoform X3 codes for MVSTVITAVAAARRHTNCSEDNCEDDSGPRLASPLRKLRRQSSRLRNLLPLLSGTGSGGKSEKVPVEQATMATGQTEKREHLYKILVIGELGTGKTSFIKRYVHQFFSQNYRATIGVDFALKVLNWDQNTIIRLQLWDIAGQERFGNMTRVYYKEAVGAFIVFDVTRSATFDAVIKWKNDLDSKVQLPDGKPIPCILLANKSDQQKQGIVTTPAKLDEYVKEHGFAGWFETSAKENVNIEEAAKSLVNKILMNDKLLNTGEVIDSERFGLVGGKAETSQKKSCSC; via the exons ATGGTTTCGACCGTTATCacggcagtggcagcagcaagaCGCCATACGAATTGTTCTGAGGATAACTGTGAGGACGACAGTGGTCCGAGACTAGCTAGCCCCTTGCGAAAGCTGCGCAGACAATCATCCCGACTAAGGAACCTGTTGCCTTTGCTCAGTGGAACTGGAAGCGGTGGAAAATCAGAGAAAGTCCCCGTGGAACAG GCAACCATGGCGACTGGACAGACCGAGAAGCGTGAGCATCTTTACAAAATTCTTGTCATTGGCGAACTCGGTACTGGCAAGACGTCCTTCATCAAGCGATATGTGCATCAATTCTTCAGCCAAAACTATCGCGCAACTATCGGAGTAGATTTTGCGCTGAAAGTGCTGAACTGGGACCAGAACACAATCATCCGTCTTCAGTTATGGGATATTGCGG GGCAAGAACGGTTCGGGAACATGACCCGGGTGTACTACAAAGAAGCAGTTGGTGCATTCATTGTTTTCGACGTAACTCGCAGTGCCACATTCGACGCGGTAATCAAGTGGAAAAATGATCTTGACTCCAAAGTGCAACTTCCCGATGGAAAACCTATTCCGTGTATACTCTTAGCCAACAAG AGTGACCAACAAAAGCAGGGAATTGTGACGACACCCGCCAAACTGGACGAGTATGTCAAGGAGCACGGTTTCGCGGGATGGTTCGAAACATCGGCAAAAGAAAACGTTAACATTGAAGAAGCGGCCAAATCGTTAGTTAATAAG ATTTTAATGAATGACAAACTACTGAACACGGGTGAGGTCATCGATTCCGAACGGTTCGGCCTGGTCGGAGGAAAGGCAGAAACGAGCCAGAAAAAGTCCTGTTCTTGCTGA